From one Coffea eugenioides isolate CCC68of chromosome 11, Ceug_1.0, whole genome shotgun sequence genomic stretch:
- the LOC113753483 gene encoding cytochrome P450 CYP749A22-like isoform X2, which translates to MKNWFSMGETLRIFVASILFCLLVALINFLHKVWWMPRRIQHVFFSQGIKGPPPRFLHGNTIEISEMRQNFMNRKVQLSHDIFRTLQPHIYLWTKIYGKNFLHWPGARAELVVSEPELIKELLYDNEQSFCRSDVDRHLKKILGKGILTSDGEKWLKLRKLSSQAFHAESLRHMIPAMIESVELMLGRWKNYEGMEIDASEEFRVLTAEVISRTACGSSYLEGQDIFQMLRKLVVLSSKNSYKTKLPIISVFKDRYDLEADKLEKRARDSVLEMVKKRQKEISSGEDFLGLHLKAHYASDRNSKITVQEIIDQCKTFYSAGQTTASILLSWTILLLAIHTEWQEKAREEVFELFGQQPPNPEGISRLKTMSMIINESLRLYPPSVYIQRKAKKGAKLGKLILPTNTNVHVPILAIHHDPKLWGEDAHIFNPERFSSGVAAATKNNPAAFLPFSLGPRTCVGANFATLEAKISLSMILQRYTFTLSPNYVHSPVQILSLRPQHGVQVVIRPR; encoded by the exons ATGAAGAACTGGTTCTCCATGGGGGAAACCTTGAGAATTTTTGTTGCAAGTATTCTGTTTTGCTTGCTGGTAGCTTTGATTAATTTTCTTCACAAAGTATGGTGGATGCCAAGGCGGATTCAGCATGTATTTTTTTCACAAGGCATCAAAGGCCCTCCTCCCAGATTCCTTCATGGCAATACCATAGAAATCTCTGAGATGAGGCAGAATTTCATGAACAGAAAGGTGCAGTTATCACATGACATCTTCCGAACTCTCCAGCCACACATCTACTTGTGGACTAAAATATATG gaAAGAATTTTCTGCACTGGCCTGGTGCTAGAGCTGAATTGGTTGTATCAGAGCCAGAGCTTATAAAGGAACTGCTGTATGACAACGAACAGTCTTTCTGCAGATCAGATGTCGATAGACATTTGAAAAAGATACTAGGAAAAGGGATTTTGACATCTGATGGCgaaaaatggttgaaattgcGGAAGCTGTCGAGTCAAGCCTTTCATGCTGAAAGCTTAAGA CATATGATTCCAGCAATGATTGAAAGCGTTGAGCTGATGCTTGGAAGATGGAAGAATTATGAGGGGATGGAGATAGATGCCAGTGAAGAATTCAGGGTGTTGACTGCTGAAGTTATCTCTAGGACAGCATGTGGGAGCAGCTATTTAGAAGGCCAAGATATCTTTCAGATGTTGAGGAAGTTGGTGGTCTTATCTAGCAAAAATTCCTACAAAACTAAGCTTCCAATCATCAG CGTCTTCAAAGATAGATATGATCTGGAAGCAGATAAACTCGAGAAAAGGGCTCGAGATTCTGTTTTAGAGATGGTGAAGAAAAGACAGAAAGAGATCAGCTCTGGAGAAGATTTTCTGGGATTACACTTAAAAGCTCATTATGCTTCCGATAGGAACAGTAAAATTACAGTGCAAGAAATAATTGATCAATGCAAGACCTTTTACAGCGCTGGACAAACCACAGCATCTATATTGCTTTCATGGACCATTCTTCTTCTAGCAATTCACACCGAATGGCAAGAAAAAGCCCGGGAGGAGGTATTCGAATTGTTTGGTCAGCAACCTCCAAATCCAGAAGGGATTTCAAGATTGAAAACG ATGAGCATGATCATTAATGAGTCTTTAAGACTATATCCTCCCTCAGTTTACATACAAAGAAAAGCTAAGAAGGGAGCAAAATTAGGGAAGCTCATTCTGCCTACAAATACAAATGTACATGTTCCAATCCTAGCAATTCATCATGACCCCAAACTATGGGGCGAAGATGCACATATTTTCAATCCAGAAAGATTCTCGAGTGGGGTTGCTGCAGCAACCAAGAACAATCCAGCAGCATTTCTGCCGTTTAGTCTGGGACCTCGAACTTGTGTTGGAGCAAATTTTGCAACTCTTGAAGCCAAGATCTCACTGTCAATGATTTTGCAACGCTACACCTTTACACTCTCCCCAAACTATGTTCACTCACCAGTACAAATCTTATCCCTTCGACCCCAGCATGGAGTTCAAGTAGTGATTCGTCCTCGGTAA
- the LOC113753483 gene encoding cytochrome P450 CYP749A22-like isoform X1 translates to MKNWFSMGETLRIFVASILFCLLVALINFLHKVWWMPRRIQHVFFSQGIKGPPPRFLHGNTIEISEMRQNFMNRKVQLSHDIFRTLQPHIYLWTKIYGKNFLHWPGARAELVVSEPELIKELLYDNEQSFCRSDVDRHLKKILGKGILTSDGEKWLKLRKLSSQAFHAESLRHMIPAMIESVELMLGRWKNYEGMEIDASEEFRVLTAEVISRTACGSSYLEGQDIFQMLRKLVVLSSKNSYKTKLPIISSVFKDRYDLEADKLEKRARDSVLEMVKKRQKEISSGEDFLGLHLKAHYASDRNSKITVQEIIDQCKTFYSAGQTTASILLSWTILLLAIHTEWQEKAREEVFELFGQQPPNPEGISRLKTMSMIINESLRLYPPSVYIQRKAKKGAKLGKLILPTNTNVHVPILAIHHDPKLWGEDAHIFNPERFSSGVAAATKNNPAAFLPFSLGPRTCVGANFATLEAKISLSMILQRYTFTLSPNYVHSPVQILSLRPQHGVQVVIRPR, encoded by the exons ATGAAGAACTGGTTCTCCATGGGGGAAACCTTGAGAATTTTTGTTGCAAGTATTCTGTTTTGCTTGCTGGTAGCTTTGATTAATTTTCTTCACAAAGTATGGTGGATGCCAAGGCGGATTCAGCATGTATTTTTTTCACAAGGCATCAAAGGCCCTCCTCCCAGATTCCTTCATGGCAATACCATAGAAATCTCTGAGATGAGGCAGAATTTCATGAACAGAAAGGTGCAGTTATCACATGACATCTTCCGAACTCTCCAGCCACACATCTACTTGTGGACTAAAATATATG gaAAGAATTTTCTGCACTGGCCTGGTGCTAGAGCTGAATTGGTTGTATCAGAGCCAGAGCTTATAAAGGAACTGCTGTATGACAACGAACAGTCTTTCTGCAGATCAGATGTCGATAGACATTTGAAAAAGATACTAGGAAAAGGGATTTTGACATCTGATGGCgaaaaatggttgaaattgcGGAAGCTGTCGAGTCAAGCCTTTCATGCTGAAAGCTTAAGA CATATGATTCCAGCAATGATTGAAAGCGTTGAGCTGATGCTTGGAAGATGGAAGAATTATGAGGGGATGGAGATAGATGCCAGTGAAGAATTCAGGGTGTTGACTGCTGAAGTTATCTCTAGGACAGCATGTGGGAGCAGCTATTTAGAAGGCCAAGATATCTTTCAGATGTTGAGGAAGTTGGTGGTCTTATCTAGCAAAAATTCCTACAAAACTAAGCTTCCAATCATCAG TAGCGTCTTCAAAGATAGATATGATCTGGAAGCAGATAAACTCGAGAAAAGGGCTCGAGATTCTGTTTTAGAGATGGTGAAGAAAAGACAGAAAGAGATCAGCTCTGGAGAAGATTTTCTGGGATTACACTTAAAAGCTCATTATGCTTCCGATAGGAACAGTAAAATTACAGTGCAAGAAATAATTGATCAATGCAAGACCTTTTACAGCGCTGGACAAACCACAGCATCTATATTGCTTTCATGGACCATTCTTCTTCTAGCAATTCACACCGAATGGCAAGAAAAAGCCCGGGAGGAGGTATTCGAATTGTTTGGTCAGCAACCTCCAAATCCAGAAGGGATTTCAAGATTGAAAACG ATGAGCATGATCATTAATGAGTCTTTAAGACTATATCCTCCCTCAGTTTACATACAAAGAAAAGCTAAGAAGGGAGCAAAATTAGGGAAGCTCATTCTGCCTACAAATACAAATGTACATGTTCCAATCCTAGCAATTCATCATGACCCCAAACTATGGGGCGAAGATGCACATATTTTCAATCCAGAAAGATTCTCGAGTGGGGTTGCTGCAGCAACCAAGAACAATCCAGCAGCATTTCTGCCGTTTAGTCTGGGACCTCGAACTTGTGTTGGAGCAAATTTTGCAACTCTTGAAGCCAAGATCTCACTGTCAATGATTTTGCAACGCTACACCTTTACACTCTCCCCAAACTATGTTCACTCACCAGTACAAATCTTATCCCTTCGACCCCAGCATGGAGTTCAAGTAGTGATTCGTCCTCGGTAA
- the LOC113752623 gene encoding cytochrome P450 CYP749A22-like — MGINEVIIFCLFSTFLIYILWTFFRFLHKVWWIPCRLKRIMSSQGISGPAYKFPYGNTKEITNMRNQSMSKPMEISHDIFQRIQPHVYLWTKIYGKNYISWHGSQAQLFVTDTEMIKEVLTNREDAYPKMDMEGIAKKLLGEALITNEGEKWAKVRKLANHTFHAESLKRMVPEMSASVEVMLENWKHHEGKEIDAFKEFGLLTTEVIARTAFGSSYREGKHIFEMVAKLTAIDVRNVYKVKFPGISMLMKSSDEIEAEKLERGIKTSILELVKKREKGRKGETEDYGIDYLGELMKLTCDTNINKRITLEQMIDEIKALFGAGHLTTTNLLGWCAFVLSVHGDWQEKARKEVFEIFGNQNPSSDGIARLKTMNMIINECLRLYPPVLTMTRKVGREVRLGNLGLPTNINIYLPILALHHNPEIWGKDVHLFKPERFAEGVAKATNNTAAAFFPFGLGPRTCVGLNFTTNEAKIALSMILQRYKLTLSPNYVHFPADIFILTPKYGVQVILQAIS, encoded by the exons ATGGGTATCAATGAGGTTATCATTTTCTGTCTCTTTAGTACTTTTCTAATCTACATCCTCTGGACTTTCTTTAGATTCCTTCATAAAGTATGGTGGATTCCTTGTCGACTTAAGAGGATCATGAGTTCACAGGGAATCAGTGGCCCTGCTTATAAGTTTCCATATGGAAATACTAAAGAGATCACAAACATGAGAAATCAATCTATGAGCAAACCTATGGAGATCTCTCATGATATCTTTCAAAGAATTCAGCCTCATGTTTACTTATGGACAAAAATCTATG GTAAGAACTATATCAGTTGGCATGGCTCACAAGCCCAACTATTTGTAACAGACACAGAGATGATCAAAGAAGTATTGACCAACAGAGAAGATGCTTACCCAAAAATGGATATGGAAGGCATTGCTAAGAAATTGTTAGGTGAGGCACTCATAACAAATGAGGGAGAAAAATGGGCAAAAGTACGCAAATTGGCTAACCACACATTCCATGCAGAGAGCTTAAAA AGAATGGTTCCAGAGATGAGTGCGAGTGTTGAGGTGATGCTGGAAAATTGGAAACACCATGAAGGGAAAGAGATTGATGCATTCAAAGAATTTGGGTTACTGACCACTGAAGTAATTGCCAGGACAGCTTTTGGGAGTAGTTACAGGGAAGGGAAGCACATATTTGAGATGGTGGCAAAGTTGACAGCAATAGATGTCAGGAATGTTTACAAAGTTAAATTTCCTGGTATCAG CATGTTAATGAAATCCAGTGATGAGATTGAAGCAGAGAAACTTGAACGAGGAATCAAAACCTCCATTCTAGAACTAgtcaagaaaagggaaaaaggaagaaaaggtgAAACTGAAGATTATGGGATCGACTACCTTggagaattaatgaaattgactTGTGACACTAACATAAACAAGAGGATCACACTGGAACAGATGATCGATGAGATTAAGGCATTGTTTGGTGCCGGACATCTTACAACCACCAACCTGCTTGGGTGGTGTGCTTTCGTCCTTTCAGTGCATGGTGATTGGCAAGAGAAAGCACGAAAAGAAGTCTTtgaaatatttggaaatcaaaacCCAAGTTCTGATGGGATTGCAAGGCTAAAAACA ATGAACATGATCATTAACGAATGCCTCAGACTATATCCTCCAGTACTTACAATGACTAGAAAAGTTGGAAGGGAAGTTAGACTAGGAAACCTCGGACTTCCTACAAATATAAACATATACCTCCCAATTCTAGCACTACACCACAACCCTGAAATCTGGGGCAAAGATGTTCACCTCTTCAAGCCAGAAAGATTTGCAGAAGGGGTGGCTAAAGCAACCAACAACACCGCTGCAGCATTTTTCCCATTTGGTTTGGGCCCTCGAACTTGTGTGGGATTGAACTTCACCACCAATGAAGCAAAAATTGCATTGTCAATGATTCTGCAACGTTACAAGCTCACGTTGTCACCAAATTATGTCCACTTCCCTGCCGACATCTTTATTCTTACCCCAAAATACGGGGTTCAAGTGATCCTCCAGGCAATTAGTTAG